A single window of Methanoregula sp. DNA harbors:
- a CDS encoding PEGA domain-containing protein, whose product MHRGVIVSILIICVIVSGCISDLYIKKDTVRVTSVPSRAEVYLDDVYHGTTPCTIENVGPGNHTLELRSPGYRDWSTGILVPSGSNLVNAELVLLPNGQPPARTSAPSPSPTTPPPAVPALTTALPPPDLPTLIPQGPDQKTGVTIRSGKDSIIIGNSVLFSGKCTACDTVVLTLFGPGKYSGGVVLSREPVLDNHQWTYKWNPGYSIAPGSYTMYVYDAQRTASNRTGVIVRAGELTITANPQSFIIGSPVTFAGTSTGSEIVILTVYGPGQYAGGLDVAHPDVLSDNTWSYTWNPGNSIQPGTYTFNVQDVQKITLKSVKIIADNQATG is encoded by the coding sequence ATGCACCGCGGGGTTATTGTATCGATATTAATCATATGTGTCATCGTTTCGGGATGCATATCAGACCTGTATATAAAAAAAGATACGGTCCGCGTTACATCAGTACCGTCCCGCGCCGAGGTGTACCTCGACGATGTATATCACGGGACCACGCCCTGCACGATTGAAAATGTGGGGCCCGGGAACCACACGCTCGAATTGCGCTCCCCGGGATACAGGGACTGGTCAACGGGCATTTTGGTTCCTTCAGGAAGCAACCTGGTGAATGCAGAACTTGTCCTGCTGCCAAACGGGCAGCCACCGGCCCGGACCAGCGCCCCGTCACCTTCACCCACCACACCCCCGCCGGCCGTGCCGGCACTGACCACTGCGTTGCCGCCCCCGGATCTCCCAACCCTGATCCCGCAGGGCCCGGACCAGAAGACAGGCGTCACCATCAGGTCCGGGAAGGACTCGATCATCATCGGGAACTCTGTATTGTTTTCCGGCAAATGCACGGCGTGCGATACGGTTGTCCTGACATTATTCGGGCCCGGAAAATATTCCGGGGGTGTTGTCCTGAGCCGTGAGCCGGTGCTGGATAACCACCAGTGGACATATAAATGGAATCCCGGATATTCCATCGCGCCCGGCTCCTATACGATGTACGTGTATGATGCCCAGAGGACCGCATCCAACCGCACCGGAGTTATTGTCCGGGCGGGGGAACTCACGATTACAGCAAATCCTCAATCTTTCATTATCGGCAGCCCGGTTACTTTTGCAGGGACAAGCACCGGGAGTGAAATCGTAATCCTGACGGTGTACGGTCCCGGGCAATACGCAGGCGGACTTGATGTGGCGCACCCGGATGTGTTGTCGGATAACACGTGGAGTTATACATGGAACCCCGGCAATTCCATTCAGCCGGGCACATACACCTTCAATGTCCAGGATGTCCAGAAAATAACTTTAAAGAGTGTAAAAATTATTGCAGACAATCAGGCAACGGGATAG
- the htpX gene encoding zinc metalloprotease HtpX gives MIWKRDWGLTGRVWLTMFLLFIVYLVFLAVLWALGIGTSFLILIAVVMAFIQYFFSDKLVLWTTGSRVVAEDEFPDLHRMVEKLAKEADIPKPKVAIMQSPVPNAFATGRSPKHAVVACTDSIMRLLNKDELEAVLAHELAHVKNRDILTMTVASFIAMVASIIMQNFLWGAMFGRRDSGGAGAWIIAGIVAMIVYFVANLLIMALSRYREFAADRGSAYITKNPRALISALSRISGRMDSVPAEAKAKVEGANAFFIIPALSGKSTLMELFSTHPPLEKRIASLEQVEAEIRGY, from the coding sequence ATGATCTGGAAACGTGACTGGGGTCTGACCGGCAGGGTATGGCTGACGATGTTTTTACTCTTTATTGTCTACCTTGTGTTTCTTGCTGTGCTCTGGGCGCTTGGGATCGGCACATCGTTTTTGATCCTGATCGCTGTTGTTATGGCGTTCATCCAGTATTTCTTCTCTGACAAGCTGGTACTCTGGACGACGGGGTCGCGGGTGGTCGCCGAGGACGAGTTCCCCGACCTGCACCGGATGGTTGAAAAACTCGCAAAGGAAGCCGACATTCCCAAGCCGAAGGTTGCGATCATGCAGAGCCCTGTGCCAAACGCGTTTGCAACAGGCAGGAGCCCGAAGCATGCGGTTGTGGCCTGCACGGACTCGATCATGCGGCTGCTCAATAAAGACGAGCTCGAGGCTGTACTTGCCCACGAGCTTGCCCACGTGAAGAACCGCGACATCCTTACCATGACGGTCGCAAGCTTCATCGCGATGGTCGCTTCGATCATCATGCAGAACTTCCTGTGGGGTGCGATGTTTGGCAGGCGGGACTCAGGGGGAGCCGGCGCGTGGATCATCGCGGGTATTGTTGCGATGATCGTGTACTTCGTGGCAAACCTGCTGATCATGGCGCTCTCGCGCTACCGCGAGTTCGCCGCAGACCGCGGCAGTGCCTACATCACCAAAAACCCCCGGGCGCTCATATCGGCGCTCAGCAGGATCAGCGGGCGGATGGATTCTGTCCCGGCCGAGGCAAAGGCAAAGGTGGAAGGTGCGAACGCCTTCTTCATCATACCTGCATTGTCGGGAAAAAGCACCTTAATGGAGCTCTTCTCCACGCACCCGCCGCTTGAGAAGCGGATTGCCAGCCTTGAACAGGTCGAGGCTGAGATCCGGGGATATTGA
- a CDS encoding calcium-translocating P-type ATPase, PMCA-type, with protein MIPFEELERLAGSAGISDDQAGLLRETYGRNELTPPRRDPLWRQYLAKYNEPITRILILAVILSAVVAVIQGGGLVDTLGIVIAILLSTTLSFYNEYRSSREFEALSSQRGLSGTKVIRSGRVCQVPVMEVVTGDLVILEAGDAVPADGYVLKADSLMADESAFTGESEPAEKKDRDAARKGTFVTAGRAFMLVGAVGDATEIGQIAASLGEQEKTLTPLEQKLHDLATMISRFGYLMAVLVVATLVTRGILLGELTGADLNTAGILLDYFMLAVVIIVVAVPEGLPMSVALSLSIAMQKMTRANSLVRRLIACETIGSATTICTDKTGTLTVNRMTVEEAPSGNPVLPAGTTPEKPGEWIAFNAALNSTAHLGTRDGRPVPIGSATEGALLAWLGQHGIDYRMVRDGYPAGRQVLFDGNRKRMSTVVAIGGRQYLLVKGAPEIVAGLCEGTVDLSGVRELASRAMRTLAFAHREVTGSDDESCLVWDGYVGIRDPLRENVPAAVMSCHDAGIVVRMVTGDNIDTARAIAEEAGIHRSGLALTGREFRELSEMEQARVAPGLEVMARAEPLDKLLLVKALQKNGQVVAVTGDGTNDAPALKHADVGLSMGIAGTEVAREASDIILLDDSFPTIVSAVWWGRALFENIQRFLVFQLTINISACILTFAAPLLGFPPPFTIIQILWINIIMDSVAALALCSEAPHAALMRRPPVPRGAPIITRTMWQAILITAGFYIVAGLAAMKTGFLGGSNPAEQATIFFTAFVFAQVWNGINCRAVNCVMPPFFKGNPVFFVLMGLIVLMQILLVQFGGVFMDTVPLSLADWGRVSLAAASVLVVGAIIRRIPPAPASFQ; from the coding sequence ATGATCCCCTTTGAAGAGCTGGAGCGGCTTGCCGGATCGGCCGGTATCAGTGATGACCAGGCCGGGTTGTTGCGGGAGACCTACGGGAGAAACGAGCTGACGCCCCCCCGCCGGGACCCGTTGTGGAGACAGTACCTGGCAAAATACAACGAGCCGATAACGCGGATCCTGATCCTCGCAGTAATCCTGTCGGCAGTGGTCGCGGTAATCCAGGGGGGAGGGCTGGTCGACACGCTGGGTATTGTCATCGCCATTCTTCTTTCCACGACACTATCGTTTTACAACGAGTACCGCAGCAGCAGGGAGTTCGAGGCCTTAAGCTCCCAGCGTGGCCTTTCGGGGACCAAGGTGATCCGGTCAGGGCGCGTCTGCCAGGTCCCGGTAATGGAGGTCGTGACCGGAGACCTCGTCATCCTTGAAGCCGGCGATGCGGTCCCGGCGGACGGGTACGTCCTTAAGGCCGACAGCCTGATGGCTGACGAGTCTGCATTTACCGGGGAGAGTGAACCGGCGGAAAAGAAGGACCGCGATGCGGCGAGAAAAGGCACATTTGTGACCGCAGGGCGGGCTTTTATGCTGGTCGGCGCAGTCGGGGACGCAACGGAGATTGGGCAGATCGCGGCATCGCTGGGCGAACAGGAAAAGACCCTCACCCCGCTGGAACAAAAACTTCACGACCTTGCCACCATGATCAGCCGGTTCGGGTACCTCATGGCCGTCCTTGTGGTAGCAACGCTTGTGACACGGGGGATCCTGCTGGGGGAACTGACCGGTGCCGACCTGAACACCGCCGGCATCCTGCTGGACTATTTCATGCTGGCGGTGGTCATCATCGTCGTTGCCGTCCCTGAAGGGCTCCCGATGTCCGTTGCACTCTCGCTCTCGATCGCGATGCAGAAGATGACACGGGCAAACAGCCTTGTCCGGCGCCTTATCGCCTGCGAGACGATCGGGTCGGCGACAACGATCTGCACGGACAAGACAGGGACGCTGACCGTCAACCGGATGACGGTCGAAGAGGCCCCGTCTGGCAACCCGGTACTCCCCGCGGGCACGACGCCCGAAAAACCCGGGGAATGGATTGCATTCAACGCCGCGCTCAACAGCACGGCGCACCTCGGGACCAGGGACGGGAGACCGGTCCCCATCGGTAGTGCGACCGAAGGTGCCCTGCTCGCGTGGCTCGGCCAGCACGGCATCGATTACCGCATGGTGAGGGACGGGTATCCTGCAGGCAGGCAGGTCCTCTTCGACGGCAACCGTAAGCGGATGTCAACGGTTGTCGCTATCGGCGGCAGGCAGTACCTCCTTGTCAAGGGCGCCCCGGAGATCGTGGCAGGCCTGTGCGAGGGTACCGTCGACCTTTCCGGGGTCAGGGAACTTGCATCCCGTGCTATGCGGACCCTTGCGTTCGCCCACAGGGAGGTCACCGGGTCCGATGACGAGTCCTGCCTTGTCTGGGACGGGTACGTGGGCATCCGCGACCCCCTCCGGGAGAACGTCCCTGCCGCGGTCATGTCCTGCCACGACGCCGGCATCGTAGTCCGCATGGTGACCGGCGATAACATTGATACGGCGCGGGCGATTGCAGAGGAGGCGGGGATCCACCGTTCAGGCCTTGCCCTGACCGGCAGGGAGTTCCGGGAGCTCAGCGAGATGGAGCAGGCGCGGGTGGCTCCAGGGCTGGAAGTGATGGCCCGGGCTGAGCCGCTCGACAAGCTCCTGCTTGTCAAAGCCCTCCAGAAGAACGGGCAGGTCGTTGCCGTGACCGGTGACGGGACCAATGACGCCCCGGCGCTCAAGCACGCCGATGTCGGCCTTTCGATGGGGATCGCCGGGACGGAAGTTGCCCGCGAGGCGTCCGACATCATCCTGCTCGATGACTCGTTCCCGACGATCGTGAGTGCGGTATGGTGGGGGCGGGCGCTGTTTGAGAACATCCAGCGGTTCCTCGTCTTCCAGCTCACCATCAACATATCCGCCTGCATCCTGACCTTTGCCGCCCCGCTGCTTGGCTTCCCGCCGCCATTTACCATTATCCAGATCCTCTGGATCAACATCATCATGGATTCTGTCGCCGCCCTTGCACTCTGCTCGGAAGCCCCGCATGCCGCGCTCATGCGGCGGCCCCCTGTTCCCCGCGGTGCCCCGATCATAACCCGCACGATGTGGCAGGCCATCCTGATCACGGCCGGGTTCTATATCGTCGCGGGCCTCGCTGCCATGAAGACCGGGTTCCTTGGCGGCAGCAACCCTGCTGAGCAGGCGACCATCTTCTTTACCGCGTTCGTATTCGCGCAGGTCTGGAACGGGATTAACTGCCGGGCGGTCAACTGCGTCATGCCGCCGTTTTTCAAAGGCAACCCTGTCTTCTTTGTCTTAATGGGGCTCATTGTGTTAATGCAGATCCTCCTCGTGCAGTTCGGAGGGGTGTTCATGGACACGGTTCCGCTCTCCCTTGCCGACTGGGGACGGGTCTCCCTTGCAGCTGCCTCGGTGCTGGTCGTCGGGGCAATTATCCGGAGGATCCCGCCGGCACCTGCTTCATTCCAATAA
- a CDS encoding DASS family sodium-coupled anion symporter: protein MRQVPCIIAGIILFCSITLLPVEMYGIPSPVKYTTAIAALMVLWWITEPVPLAATALLPLVLFPLFGILTIKDAAASYGDQIIFLFLGGFIIAAAMQRWGLHRRIALKIIRTSGTSPKRLVLGFMAATAFLSMWISNTASAMMMIPMAVAILAALTGEEGGQPVPDGVRKFRVCLVLGVAYAATIGGIGTIIGTPANGIFVAQAETLFPGSLPVDFFTWLKFGFPFAAIFLLIAWFWLTGIAFRGMPETIPGIQQIIGQEIGGLGALNRGERWTLLVFAATALAWIFENTKVIGGVTIPGLDIIVPGISDSMIAIAGAILLFLLPVDREKGIFTMNWETAVKVPWGILLIFGGGLCLSSAFVKSGFAHMLVSSLSFLSAFPHVVVVALIGVGLLLFGELISNTANAAIMVPLMAVLGAGIGINPLMLMLLSSLVATLGFMLPVATPPNAIAYGTGHVTVREMVRSGLVLNLIGLFLILLSTITLIPWAMGISF from the coding sequence ATGCGGCAGGTACCATGCATCATCGCCGGCATCATCCTCTTTTGTTCGATCACGCTGCTGCCGGTCGAAATGTACGGGATACCGTCACCTGTGAAATACACGACCGCGATTGCTGCCCTCATGGTGCTCTGGTGGATTACCGAGCCGGTCCCGCTTGCCGCAACCGCCCTGCTTCCCCTTGTCCTGTTCCCCCTGTTCGGGATACTGACAATAAAGGATGCAGCAGCATCCTACGGCGACCAGATCATCTTCCTGTTCCTTGGCGGGTTCATCATCGCGGCCGCCATGCAGCGCTGGGGGCTTCACCGCCGGATCGCACTGAAGATTATCCGGACCTCTGGCACCAGCCCGAAGCGGCTCGTGCTTGGGTTCATGGCGGCGACAGCCTTTCTCTCGATGTGGATCTCCAACACCGCGTCGGCAATGATGATGATCCCCATGGCTGTCGCCATTCTCGCCGCGCTGACCGGGGAAGAAGGGGGACAACCAGTGCCCGATGGGGTCAGGAAATTCCGGGTGTGCCTCGTGCTTGGGGTTGCTTATGCCGCAACGATCGGTGGGATTGGTACGATTATCGGCACACCGGCAAACGGCATCTTTGTTGCGCAGGCTGAAACGCTTTTTCCCGGTTCACTGCCGGTCGATTTTTTTACCTGGCTGAAATTCGGGTTCCCGTTTGCCGCAATCTTCCTTCTCATCGCATGGTTCTGGTTAACCGGGATCGCGTTCCGGGGAATGCCGGAGACTATTCCCGGGATACAGCAGATCATCGGGCAGGAGATCGGGGGCCTTGGCGCACTGAACCGCGGTGAACGGTGGACTCTCCTTGTCTTTGCTGCAACCGCCCTTGCCTGGATCTTTGAGAATACAAAGGTAATCGGAGGCGTAACGATACCCGGCCTCGACATAATCGTTCCCGGAATATCGGATTCCATGATCGCGATTGCGGGCGCAATCCTGCTCTTTTTGCTTCCGGTGGACCGGGAAAAGGGGATATTTACGATGAACTGGGAGACGGCGGTAAAAGTCCCGTGGGGGATCCTGCTGATCTTTGGGGGGGGTTTGTGCCTCTCGTCGGCATTTGTTAAAAGCGGGTTTGCTCACATGCTGGTATCAAGCCTCTCGTTCCTTTCCGCGTTCCCGCATGTTGTTGTCGTTGCCCTGATCGGGGTCGGTCTCCTTTTATTCGGCGAACTGATCTCCAATACCGCCAATGCTGCGATCATGGTCCCGCTCATGGCGGTGCTCGGGGCCGGCATCGGGATCAATCCCCTCATGCTTATGCTGCTCTCCTCGCTTGTGGCAACGCTGGGTTTTATGCTGCCGGTTGCAACACCCCCCAATGCGATCGCTTATGGTACCGGGCACGTGACCGTGCGGGAGATGGTGAGGTCCGGGCTTGTCCTGAACCTGATTGGGTTGTTCCTGATCCTTTTAAGCACGATCACGCTCATCCCGTGGGCGATGGGGATCTCGTTCTGA
- a CDS encoding DUF1917 domain-containing protein, whose product MAEVDPGALADVGYGIFEHLLNKGLRVQEKYLFALVEQGVDFRREFDEIFRQFTGEYPQLAEALMTKFDGAGTIYDMIRAGEGVIPSKTTQMYWIVQDAPESQPEAIEDENAGKWLIFLEPDQVDGLWKKVRDATVEGSLGISTKVSTAKPNPESRDNRKVVYVYTKDWADEPDVMRVRTKLKELGFVDRIGYKRNIETFAGEYAKKGKRVTYYSA is encoded by the coding sequence ATGGCAGAAGTCGATCCCGGGGCGCTCGCGGATGTCGGGTACGGTATTTTCGAGCACCTTTTGAACAAGGGGCTGCGGGTGCAGGAGAAGTACCTGTTTGCGCTTGTGGAGCAGGGGGTCGACTTCCGGCGGGAGTTCGATGAAATTTTCCGGCAGTTCACGGGCGAATACCCGCAGCTCGCAGAGGCGCTGATGACAAAGTTTGACGGGGCCGGTACAATTTACGATATGATCCGGGCCGGTGAAGGGGTCATCCCGTCAAAGACCACCCAGATGTACTGGATCGTCCAGGACGCACCGGAAAGCCAGCCAGAGGCAATCGAGGACGAGAATGCCGGCAAGTGGCTCATCTTTTTGGAGCCGGACCAGGTCGATGGGTTGTGGAAGAAGGTGCGGGACGCGACGGTTGAAGGGTCGCTTGGGATCTCGACCAAGGTCAGCACCGCAAAACCCAACCCCGAGTCCCGGGATAACCGCAAGGTTGTCTATGTCTATACAAAGGACTGGGCGGACGAACCGGATGTGATGCGGGTGCGCACAAAGCTCAAAGAGCTCGGTTTTGTCGACCGCATCGGGTACAAGCGGAACATTGAGACCTTCGCCGGTGAATACGCCAAGAAGGGAAAACGGGTCACGTATTATTCCGCGTGA
- a CDS encoding 50S ribosomal protein L40e — protein MAKFPEAEARLLNVKICMHCNARNAIRATTCRKCGYKNLRPKNKERKA, from the coding sequence ATGGCAAAATTTCCCGAGGCAGAAGCCCGCTTACTCAACGTGAAGATCTGCATGCACTGCAACGCACGCAATGCGATCCGTGCGACAACGTGCCGCAAATGCGGGTACAAGAATCTGCGCCCCAAGAACAAGGAAAGAAAGGCGTAA
- a CDS encoding MFS transporter, which yields MMDPKETLSDDDITEGLSYIIKDGLATQAMVTLTSGIFLVAFGLQLGASNTVIGLLAAIPPLAELIQMPAIPFVEKVRNRRLVCVGASIVARFFWLVIAFIPFLFGPAAAVPVLVGALVLYGSISAISHCSWNSWMRDLVPEEILGSFFSRRMALSLALGIVLSLAAGALIDFIQRNTAFPPATAYSVIFLGGFVAGLFGIWYMSKIPEPLMKETPKVPLLDQVRSAFCDDNFTRLISFLGAWNFAVNLAAPFFTVYLLVMLDFDITVVIALAIISQVASVLSYHMWGRLSDRFSNKSVLRVSGPLFMLCILGWTFTTMPARHLLTVPLLVALHVLMGVSTAGVTLASANIGLKLAPHGGATAYLATINITNSLAAGIAPVIGGMFVDSFKATELSLTLNWKSPQTAFAIQTLDFQYWDFFFFFAFLIGIYSIHRLAYVREAGEVEDRLVVRELIAQVSREMRNLSTAGGLRYMLRFPVLRSTGTATKEKEDGDDGPPVQE from the coding sequence ATGATGGACCCAAAAGAGACCTTAAGCGACGACGATATAACAGAAGGGCTCTCGTATATCATTAAAGACGGGCTCGCCACGCAGGCCATGGTCACGCTGACAAGCGGGATCTTCCTTGTCGCGTTCGGCCTCCAGCTTGGCGCGTCCAATACGGTGATCGGGCTGCTTGCGGCAATCCCGCCGCTTGCCGAGCTGATCCAGATGCCCGCCATCCCGTTTGTGGAAAAGGTCCGCAACCGGCGGCTGGTCTGCGTCGGCGCCTCGATTGTCGCAAGGTTCTTCTGGCTCGTCATCGCCTTTATCCCGTTTCTCTTCGGGCCGGCTGCCGCCGTGCCCGTCCTGGTCGGGGCGCTCGTCCTGTACGGGAGCATCTCTGCCATCTCCCACTGCAGCTGGAACTCGTGGATGCGAGACCTTGTGCCCGAAGAGATACTGGGCAGTTTCTTCTCCCGCCGCATGGCCCTGTCCCTTGCCCTTGGGATCGTCCTGTCATTAGCTGCCGGTGCCCTGATCGATTTCATCCAGAGGAACACGGCATTTCCCCCGGCCACTGCCTACTCGGTCATCTTCCTTGGCGGTTTTGTCGCCGGGCTGTTTGGGATCTGGTATATGTCAAAGATCCCGGAACCGTTGATGAAGGAAACGCCCAAAGTCCCGCTTCTTGACCAGGTCCGGTCTGCTTTTTGCGATGACAACTTCACCCGGTTGATCTCTTTTCTGGGCGCATGGAACTTTGCGGTAAACCTTGCCGCACCGTTTTTTACCGTCTACCTGCTCGTCATGCTCGATTTTGATATCACGGTCGTCATCGCGCTTGCCATCATCAGCCAGGTCGCAAGCGTGCTCTCCTACCACATGTGGGGCAGGCTCTCCGACCGGTTCAGCAACAAGTCTGTCCTGCGGGTCTCGGGACCACTCTTTATGCTCTGCATCCTTGGCTGGACGTTTACGACCATGCCCGCAAGGCACCTGCTGACCGTCCCGCTCCTTGTCGCCCTGCATGTCCTGATGGGAGTCTCGACAGCGGGGGTCACGCTCGCATCGGCAAACATAGGGCTCAAGCTTGCACCCCATGGCGGCGCAACCGCGTACCTTGCCACGATCAACATCACAAACTCCCTTGCCGCCGGCATCGCACCGGTCATCGGCGGGATGTTTGTGGACTCGTTCAAGGCGACCGAACTCTCGCTCACCCTGAACTGGAAAAGCCCACAGACGGCCTTTGCCATCCAGACGCTGGACTTCCAGTACTGGGACTTTTTCTTTTTCTTTGCATTTTTAATCGGGATCTACTCGATCCACCGGCTTGCCTATGTCAGGGAGGCCGGTGAGGTGGAGGACCGGCTTGTCGTCCGCGAGCTGATAGCGCAGGTCAGCCGCGAGATGCGCAACCTCTCCACTGCCGGGGGGCTGCGGTACATGCTCAGGTTCCCGGTGCTCCGGAGCACCGGAACAGCAACGAAGGAAAAAGAGGACGGGGATGACGGGCCCCCGGTGCAGGAATGA
- a CDS encoding PaaI family thioesterase, with protein sequence MYLADPRHIQDRSTPFFISYRACTISDGMDQNRKFFEQDAYARQAGIELVEVSVGSAKVKMEVCDRHKNSHGTVHGGAIFTLADTAFALASNSHGIPAAAINAHISYMKSVTSGTLFAEAEEFSKNAKLGSYIVRVTDGNGERVAVFQGMVYRKTPRAQAA encoded by the coding sequence GTGTACCTTGCGGATCCCCGCCATATACAGGATCGCTCCACGCCCTTTTTTATCAGCTACAGAGCATGTACCATTAGTGATGGTATGGACCAGAACAGGAAATTTTTCGAACAGGATGCATATGCTCGCCAGGCCGGCATAGAACTGGTGGAGGTATCCGTCGGCAGTGCAAAGGTAAAGATGGAGGTCTGCGACCGGCACAAAAACAGCCACGGGACCGTCCACGGCGGAGCGATCTTCACGCTCGCAGACACGGCATTTGCACTCGCGTCCAATTCGCACGGGATACCTGCCGCCGCGATCAACGCCCACATCTCGTATATGAAATCCGTAACCTCCGGTACGCTGTTTGCAGAGGCAGAGGAATTCAGCAAAAATGCAAAACTCGGGTCATATATTGTCAGGGTAACCGATGGGAACGGGGAACGGGTTGCCGTTTTCCAGGGAATGGTGTACCGGAAAACCCCACGGGCGCAGGCAGCATAG